In Synechococcus sp. MU1643, a single window of DNA contains:
- a CDS encoding cysteine desulfurase family protein has translation MAPFWSTDWGNPSSRQHRLGLSASAAVKLARRQLAEAVGVNPERLVFTSGATEANNLALLGHARALGRAHLISVATEHHAVLDPLKQLQREGFNVTLLDPGPDGLISPEQLEAAITPETRLVSVMAANNEIGVLQPLEQLGALCQAHGITLHSDGAQAFGTLQLNPDALGVDLLSLSAHKLYGPKGIGALVLREGIAIEPLQWGGGQEAGLRAGTLPTALIVGFAAAARLAMQEQEQRNGRLEHLRNQLWEGLQQDLPGVLLNGALQPRLPHNLNISLPGVNGSRLHRALRPQLACSSGSACSNGAPSHVLLAIGRSRAEAEASLRLSLGRETTAAEVDQAIAAITDAAAAAGLLSGR, from the coding sequence ATGGCGCCTTTTTGGAGTACGGATTGGGGCAATCCCTCCAGCCGGCAGCATCGGCTCGGCCTGAGCGCCTCAGCAGCAGTGAAGCTGGCGCGGCGCCAGCTGGCGGAGGCGGTGGGGGTGAACCCGGAGCGGCTGGTGTTCACCAGCGGCGCCACCGAAGCCAACAACCTGGCCCTGTTGGGCCATGCCCGCGCCCTAGGCAGGGCTCATCTGATCAGCGTGGCCACCGAACACCACGCCGTGCTCGATCCGCTAAAGCAACTGCAACGAGAAGGGTTCAACGTCACCCTGCTGGACCCGGGCCCCGATGGACTGATCAGCCCAGAGCAGCTGGAGGCGGCGATCACCCCCGAGACGCGGCTGGTGAGCGTGATGGCGGCCAACAACGAAATCGGCGTGCTTCAGCCGCTCGAGCAGCTGGGGGCTCTCTGCCAGGCCCACGGCATCACTCTGCATAGCGACGGGGCCCAGGCCTTCGGAACGCTGCAGCTGAACCCTGATGCCCTGGGGGTTGACCTGCTCAGCCTCAGTGCTCACAAGCTCTACGGCCCTAAGGGCATCGGCGCCCTGGTGCTGCGGGAGGGCATCGCCATCGAACCGCTGCAGTGGGGGGGCGGCCAGGAAGCGGGGCTCCGGGCCGGCACCCTGCCCACTGCCTTGATCGTGGGCTTTGCCGCAGCAGCCCGCCTGGCAATGCAGGAGCAGGAGCAGCGCAACGGCCGGCTTGAGCATTTACGCAATCAGCTTTGGGAAGGCCTGCAGCAAGACCTCCCCGGCGTGCTGCTCAATGGAGCCCTACAGCCGCGCCTGCCCCACAACCTCAACATCAGCCTGCCTGGAGTGAACGGCAGCCGCCTGCACCGGGCCCTGCGCCCGCAACTGGCCTGCAGCAGTGGCTCCGCCTGCAGCAACGGAGCGCCATCCCATGTACTACTTGCGATCGGTCGCTCGCGCGCTGAAGCCGAAGCCTCCCTGCGGCTGAGCCTGGGGCGCGAGACCACAGCCGCGGAAGTTGATCAAGCCATTGCCGCGATCACCGACGCCGCTGCTGCCGCCGGGCTCCTCAGCGGTCGCTAA
- a CDS encoding AMP-binding protein has product MSEFERLEQRLAAGQWVPLAPEADAAPIDQLPPGPGVLVRSGGSSGGSRCCAQPSLHLDRSAAATAHWLTGIGLDPAATLLLNALPHTHVSGLMPWWRAGCWGAGHQPLAPGLMKTPTELLAFCQGLPAWRTTSALLSLVPTQLARLLAHPDGVAFLQQLQLIWIGGAALPPPLADQARALQLPLAPCYGSTETAAMVTALPPDRFLAGEPGCGDPLMDVELRLAADGALQVRTDRLALGRWWADQPDRWEPLRDADGWWRSGDRAMLTPGLQIAGRIDGAIHSGGETVFPEQLEERLMTPIQAESLPVSAVLLLGVDDPEWGQRLVALVGSMDAAVLPRLEALTLSWSPAETPRRWVVCPDLAPSALGKWQRQRWREWLERLDVAEA; this is encoded by the coding sequence ATGAGCGAGTTCGAGCGGCTGGAGCAGAGGCTGGCGGCGGGGCAGTGGGTGCCCCTGGCGCCGGAGGCGGATGCTGCCCCCATCGATCAACTGCCGCCAGGCCCGGGTGTGCTGGTGCGTAGTGGTGGCAGCAGTGGCGGCAGCCGTTGCTGCGCCCAGCCGTCGCTGCATCTCGACCGTTCGGCCGCAGCCACCGCCCATTGGTTGACGGGGATCGGCCTTGACCCCGCCGCCACTCTGCTGCTCAATGCACTGCCTCACACCCATGTGAGTGGTCTGATGCCTTGGTGGCGCGCCGGCTGTTGGGGCGCGGGGCATCAGCCACTGGCGCCGGGGTTGATGAAAACCCCCACCGAATTGCTTGCGTTCTGCCAGGGCCTGCCTGCCTGGCGGACGACCTCTGCATTGCTGTCGTTGGTGCCCACGCAGCTGGCGCGTCTGCTGGCCCATCCCGACGGGGTGGCCTTCCTGCAGCAGCTGCAGCTGATTTGGATCGGTGGCGCTGCCCTTCCGCCTCCGTTGGCGGATCAGGCTCGGGCGTTGCAGCTGCCGCTGGCGCCTTGTTATGGGTCAACGGAGACGGCGGCGATGGTGACGGCATTGCCACCAGACCGCTTCTTGGCCGGCGAGCCGGGGTGTGGCGACCCGCTCATGGATGTGGAGCTGCGGCTGGCCGCTGATGGGGCGCTTCAGGTGCGCACTGATCGGTTGGCCCTGGGCCGTTGGTGGGCGGATCAGCCCGATCGGTGGGAACCGCTCAGGGATGCTGATGGCTGGTGGCGCTCCGGGGATCGGGCCATGTTGACCCCAGGCCTCCAGATTGCGGGCCGGATCGATGGTGCCATTCACTCCGGCGGAGAAACCGTGTTTCCCGAGCAGCTGGAGGAGCGTTTGATGACCCCGATTCAGGCGGAATCACTCCCGGTGAGCGCCGTGCTGTTGCTCGGTGTGGATGATCCTGAGTGGGGACAGCGGTTGGTGGCCCTCGTCGGCAGCATGGACGCTGCGGTGTTGCCGCGGCTTGAAGCCCTCACACTGTCCTGGTCACCGGCGGAGACGCCTCGGCGTTGGGTCGTATGCCCCGACTTGGCGCCCTCGGCGCTGGGGAAATGGCAGCGCCAGCGCTGGCGGGAGTGGTTAGAGCGGTTGGATGTGGCCGAGGCTTGA
- a CDS encoding NAD(P)H-quinone oxidoreductase subunit H — MTQLETRTEPMVVNFGPHHPSMHGVLRLVVTLDGEDVVDCEPVIGYLHRGMEKIAENRTNVMFVPYVSRMDYAAGMFYEAIVVNAPEKLANIPVPKRASYIRVLMLELNRIANHLLWLGPFLADVGAQTPFFYIFREREMIYDLWEAATGQRLINNNYFRIGGVAADLPWGWLEKCRDFCDWFGPKIDEYEKLITNNPIFRRRIEGLGTIEKEDAINWSLSGPMLRASGVPWDLRKVDHYECYDDFDWQVACEKEGDCYARYRVRIEEMRQSLKILRQACDMIPGGPTENLEAKRLNEGKGSDAAGFDFQYVAKKVAPTFKIPNGELYTRLESGKGEIGVFIQGNNDVTPWRFKIRAADSNNLQILPHILKGHKVADIMAILGSIDVIMGSVDR, encoded by the coding sequence ATGACGCAGCTGGAAACGCGCACGGAGCCCATGGTGGTGAACTTCGGGCCCCACCACCCCTCCATGCACGGGGTGCTGCGGCTTGTCGTCACCCTCGATGGTGAGGACGTGGTCGACTGTGAACCGGTGATCGGTTACCTCCATCGCGGCATGGAGAAGATCGCTGAGAACCGCACGAACGTGATGTTCGTGCCCTACGTGAGCCGCATGGACTACGCGGCGGGGATGTTCTATGAGGCGATCGTGGTGAACGCCCCGGAAAAACTGGCGAATATCCCTGTCCCCAAGCGGGCGAGCTACATCCGGGTGCTGATGCTGGAGCTCAACCGCATCGCCAATCACCTGCTCTGGCTTGGACCCTTCCTGGCGGACGTTGGAGCCCAGACGCCGTTCTTCTACATCTTCCGCGAGCGGGAGATGATCTACGACCTCTGGGAAGCCGCCACTGGTCAAAGGCTGATCAACAACAACTATTTCCGCATCGGCGGCGTCGCCGCTGATCTGCCCTGGGGATGGCTTGAGAAGTGCCGTGATTTCTGCGACTGGTTCGGCCCCAAGATCGATGAATACGAAAAGCTGATCACCAACAACCCGATTTTCCGGCGCCGAATTGAAGGTTTGGGAACGATCGAGAAGGAAGACGCCATCAACTGGAGCCTCTCCGGCCCGATGCTGCGCGCCTCTGGTGTGCCCTGGGATCTACGCAAGGTGGATCACTACGAGTGCTACGACGACTTCGACTGGCAGGTCGCCTGTGAGAAGGAAGGCGACTGCTATGCCCGCTATCGCGTGCGCATCGAAGAAATGCGCCAGTCACTCAAGATCCTGCGCCAAGCCTGCGACATGATTCCCGGCGGCCCTACCGAAAACCTCGAAGCCAAGCGCCTCAACGAAGGCAAGGGCAGCGACGCTGCTGGTTTCGATTTCCAGTACGTGGCCAAAAAAGTGGCTCCCACCTTTAAGATCCCCAATGGCGAGCTCTACACCAGGTTGGAGTCTGGCAAGGGTGAGATCGGCGTGTTCATCCAGGGCAACAACGACGTCACCCCCTGGCGCTTCAAGATCCGCGCTGCCGACAGCAACAACCTGCAGATCCTTCCCCACATCCTCAAGGGACACAAGGTGGCCGACATCATGGCCATCCTCGGTTCCATCGACGTGATCATGGGATCGGTGGATCGCTGA
- a CDS encoding thioesterase family protein: protein MTSAPWLELSRTVRFSDTDAAGVMHFQQLLGWCHQAWEESLEQFGLPAGSVFPGGRGEQPSVALPIVHCHADFRVPVQVGDKLLIRLEPKRLDPSSLAVNSQVLLEDKLVATGCLRHVAIDVNTRRRCALPDGVDRWLEASSLGHIQPL from the coding sequence ATGACCTCTGCCCCCTGGCTGGAGCTGAGCCGAACCGTGCGCTTTAGCGACACGGATGCCGCTGGCGTGATGCACTTTCAGCAGCTGCTGGGCTGGTGCCACCAGGCCTGGGAGGAAAGCCTGGAGCAGTTTGGGTTACCAGCGGGTTCAGTCTTCCCTGGCGGCCGCGGAGAGCAACCGAGCGTGGCCTTGCCGATCGTGCACTGCCATGCCGATTTCCGCGTCCCGGTGCAGGTGGGCGACAAGCTGCTGATCCGCCTGGAACCAAAACGGCTTGATCCCAGCAGCCTTGCGGTGAACAGCCAGGTGCTGCTGGAGGACAAGCTTGTCGCCACAGGCTGCCTGCGCCATGTGGCCATCGACGTCAACACCCGGCGCCGCTGTGCTCTGCCCGATGGCGTGGACCGTTGGCTAGAGGCGTCAAGCCTCGGCCACATCCAACCGCTCTAA
- the rsmH gene encoding 16S rRNA (cytosine(1402)-N(4))-methyltransferase RsmH: MPPFSHVPVLADAVLDAARQTPRPDGLLIDATLGGGGHSALLLEQHSGLRLIGLDQDATARAAAAERLAPFGDRVSIVATNFADYVPPEPAVMVLADLGVSSPQLDVAERGFSFRLDGPLDMRMNASGEGETAAELIDRLEENALADLIYGYGEERLSRRIARRIKADLKDKGSYDGTAALAYAVAGCYPPKARRGRIHPATRTFQALRIAVNDELGVLDRLLLQAPDWLEPEGLLGIISFHSLEDRRVKTAFLRDERLQRITRKPVVATEQEEEANPRSRSAKWRVAQRLALA; the protein is encoded by the coding sequence GTGCCCCCCTTCAGCCATGTACCCGTGCTGGCCGATGCGGTGCTGGACGCGGCCCGGCAGACCCCCCGTCCGGATGGCTTGTTGATCGATGCCACCCTCGGTGGTGGCGGCCACAGCGCCCTGTTGCTGGAACAGCATTCCGGCCTTCGCTTGATTGGTTTGGATCAGGACGCCACGGCCCGGGCAGCGGCGGCGGAGCGTCTGGCCCCCTTCGGCGATCGGGTCTCGATTGTGGCCACCAACTTTGCCGACTATGTGCCGCCAGAGCCCGCCGTGATGGTGCTGGCGGATCTGGGGGTGAGCAGCCCGCAGTTGGATGTGGCGGAGCGGGGCTTCAGTTTTCGCCTGGATGGTCCCCTGGACATGCGGATGAATGCCAGCGGTGAGGGGGAGACTGCGGCTGAGTTGATTGATCGCCTTGAGGAGAACGCGCTGGCGGATCTGATCTATGGCTACGGGGAAGAGCGGCTCTCCCGCCGCATCGCCCGGCGGATCAAAGCCGATCTCAAAGACAAGGGCTCCTATGACGGCACCGCGGCCTTGGCCTACGCCGTGGCCGGTTGCTATCCCCCCAAGGCGCGGCGGGGGCGGATTCACCCCGCCACCCGCACCTTTCAGGCCCTTCGGATTGCCGTGAACGATGAGCTGGGGGTGCTGGATCGCCTGCTGCTGCAGGCCCCTGACTGGCTTGAGCCCGAGGGCCTGCTGGGGATCATCAGTTTTCACTCCCTGGAAGACCGCCGCGTCAAAACCGCCTTCCTGCGCGATGAGCGCTTGCAACGGATCACCCGCAAGCCGGTGGTGGCGACTGAGCAGGAGGAAGAGGCCAACCCCCGCAGCCGTAGTGCCAAATGGCGGGTGGCCCAGCGTTTGGCCCTTGCTTAG
- a CDS encoding response regulator transcription factor, translating into MSDAPTPTAESAEAAAPAPRLLLVDDEPGLRTAVQAYLEDEGFDVTTAVDGEEGFSKAQQMLPDVVISDVMMPRLDGYGLLQKLRADERLGGTPVIFLTAKGMTADRTQGYLAGVDDYIPKPFDPDELVARVRNVAQRQQRLLQEAARFADTDMGQMAKQITEIRSLLAQAEALPSTEPVVHSFTPREASVLQLVAEGLMNKEIARQLETSIRNVEKYVSRLFNKTGTSSRTELVRYALEHRLVT; encoded by the coding sequence ATGAGCGACGCGCCTACTCCCACCGCTGAATCCGCAGAGGCCGCGGCGCCCGCCCCGCGCCTGTTGCTCGTGGACGACGAGCCCGGTCTGCGCACGGCGGTGCAGGCCTACCTGGAAGACGAAGGCTTTGACGTGACCACTGCGGTGGACGGGGAAGAGGGGTTCAGCAAGGCCCAGCAGATGTTGCCGGATGTGGTGATCAGCGACGTGATGATGCCGCGGCTGGATGGCTATGGCTTGCTGCAGAAGTTGCGCGCCGATGAACGGCTCGGCGGCACTCCGGTGATCTTCCTCACCGCCAAGGGCATGACGGCGGACCGCACCCAGGGTTATCTGGCCGGGGTGGATGACTACATCCCCAAGCCCTTCGACCCCGATGAGCTGGTGGCGCGGGTGCGCAACGTGGCCCAGCGCCAGCAACGGCTGTTGCAGGAAGCAGCGCGCTTCGCCGATACCGATATGGGCCAGATGGCCAAGCAGATCACCGAGATTCGTTCGTTGCTCGCCCAGGCGGAAGCGCTGCCCTCCACAGAGCCTGTGGTGCACAGCTTCACGCCGCGGGAGGCGAGTGTGCTCCAGCTGGTGGCTGAGGGCCTGATGAACAAGGAGATTGCCCGTCAGCTGGAGACCTCGATCCGCAATGTCGAGAAGTACGTGAGCCGTCTGTTCAACAAGACGGGTACCTCCAGCCGCACGGAACTGGTGCGCTACGCCCTGGAGCACCGTCTGGTGACTTGA
- the menA gene encoding 2-carboxy-1,4-naphthoquinone phytyltransferase, which yields MSEPQAVASRYADRRRLWKAAIKWPMYSVAVMPVLVAAGWQFGVVGSLRWLQLGGFLLAAILLLLWENLSNDVFDAATGVDATGKPHSVVNLIGRRDRVAQGATAALMLGLLLMGGVAWNSSWAVLALVLVCCGLGYVYQGPPFRLGYRGLGEPLCWLAFGPFATAAALLVLQPRGAASIAWGTAWMLGAGPALATTLVLFCSHFHQVEEDAAHGKRSPVVRLGTARAAGLVPWFVAMTLALEWVPVLHGDWPPTVLLSALGLPAGVQLMRLLQRHHDRPELISGSKFLALRFQGWNGLGLSAGLALARFWTGG from the coding sequence ATGTCTGAGCCGCAGGCTGTCGCATCCCGTTACGCCGATCGGCGCCGTTTGTGGAAGGCAGCGATCAAGTGGCCGATGTATTCCGTCGCCGTGATGCCAGTGCTGGTCGCCGCTGGATGGCAGTTCGGGGTGGTGGGCTCTCTGCGATGGCTGCAGTTGGGGGGCTTTTTGCTGGCGGCGATTTTGTTGTTGCTCTGGGAAAACCTCAGCAACGATGTTTTTGATGCGGCCACGGGGGTGGATGCCACCGGCAAGCCCCATTCCGTGGTGAACCTCATCGGCCGCCGGGACCGTGTCGCCCAGGGGGCGACCGCCGCGCTGATGCTGGGGTTGCTGTTGATGGGGGGGGTGGCTTGGAACAGCAGCTGGGCGGTGTTGGCACTGGTGCTGGTGTGCTGCGGCCTGGGTTACGTGTACCAGGGCCCTCCATTCCGTCTGGGTTACCGCGGCCTGGGCGAGCCCCTGTGCTGGCTGGCCTTTGGGCCCTTCGCCACCGCAGCGGCTCTGTTGGTCCTGCAGCCCAGGGGGGCAGCATCGATTGCTTGGGGCACCGCGTGGATGTTGGGGGCAGGCCCCGCTCTGGCGACCACCCTGGTGTTGTTCTGCTCCCACTTCCATCAGGTGGAGGAGGACGCCGCCCACGGCAAACGTTCGCCGGTGGTGCGTCTGGGCACGGCTCGGGCGGCGGGGCTGGTGCCCTGGTTTGTGGCCATGACGCTGGCGCTGGAGTGGGTGCCCGTGCTGCATGGGGACTGGCCTCCGACGGTGTTGTTGAGCGCTCTTGGTCTTCCTGCCGGGGTGCAGCTGATGCGTCTGCTCCAGCGCCACCACGATCGGCCGGAGCTGATCAGCGGCAGCAAGTTTCTGGCCTTGCGCTTCCAGGGCTGGAATGGTCTGGGGCTGAGTGCAGGTCTGGCGCTGGCTCGCTTCTGGACGGGCGGATGA
- the menC gene encoding o-succinylbenzoate synthase — translation MTLRLQRRRFRFALLQPLRTAAGVLQERSGWLLRLQGDQGAVGWGEAAPLQRHQFTACEHALASLRDEFPQAQLEALLQEVPGALGFGLGAALAELQGVVGAASPQGWLRAPAPALLLPAGEAMLAALEAAAASAGGLEERTFKWKVATEPDPLERQLLEQLLQRLPTTARLRLDANGGWDRSTAQAWMQRLCDDPRLDWLEQPLAVKDQAGLEQLAVLGPVALDESLDQHPELCRSWSGWQVRRPALEGDPRLLLRELQAGIPQRMLSTAFETGIGRRWLEHLAGLQAQGPTPTAPGLAPGWTPSGPLFSTDSEQVWAAAA, via the coding sequence ATGACGCTCCGGCTGCAGCGTCGCCGCTTCCGCTTTGCCCTGCTGCAGCCGCTGCGCACGGCAGCCGGCGTGCTGCAGGAGCGCTCTGGTTGGTTGCTGCGGCTGCAGGGTGATCAGGGGGCCGTGGGCTGGGGCGAAGCGGCTCCGCTTCAGCGGCATCAGTTCACGGCCTGTGAGCACGCTCTCGCCTCGCTGCGAGACGAGTTTCCTCAGGCTCAGTTGGAGGCCCTGCTGCAGGAGGTGCCGGGGGCACTGGGTTTTGGTCTGGGGGCGGCGCTGGCGGAGCTGCAAGGTGTGGTGGGTGCTGCTTCGCCCCAGGGATGGCTGAGGGCGCCTGCCCCTGCGCTTTTGTTGCCTGCTGGCGAGGCCATGCTTGCGGCTCTGGAGGCTGCGGCAGCATCGGCGGGTGGCCTTGAGGAGCGCACCTTTAAGTGGAAGGTAGCGACGGAGCCCGATCCCCTCGAACGTCAGCTGCTCGAGCAGCTGCTTCAGCGGCTGCCCACCACGGCCCGGTTGCGGCTGGATGCCAACGGCGGCTGGGACCGCAGCACGGCCCAGGCCTGGATGCAGCGGTTGTGCGATGACCCGCGCCTGGATTGGTTGGAGCAGCCGCTGGCGGTGAAAGATCAAGCTGGCCTGGAGCAGTTGGCGGTGCTGGGGCCGGTGGCCCTCGATGAATCGCTCGACCAGCACCCGGAGCTGTGCCGCAGCTGGAGCGGCTGGCAGGTGCGGCGGCCTGCGCTGGAGGGGGATCCCCGCCTGCTGTTGCGGGAGCTGCAAGCGGGGATCCCCCAACGGATGCTGAGCACGGCGTTTGAAACCGGCATCGGTCGGCGTTGGTTGGAGCATCTAGCCGGGCTTCAGGCCCAGGGGCCTACGCCGACGGCACCGGGCCTGGCCCCCGGCTGGACGCCATCGGGGCCCTTGTTCTCCACGGATTCAGAACAGGTCTGGGCCGCAGCAGCATGA